A genome region from Acidimicrobiales bacterium includes the following:
- a CDS encoding TetR/AcrR family transcriptional regulator yields MRQEVERSPELAPESGPLGDGRPLRADARRNRGQLLAAARDVFVEQGPGAPLDEIARRAGVGIATLYRRFPDRESLMRTVVLEVLGRVGDQARLAQAEEPDALAALVRYMHRALDLRIAAVIPALLGQLTLEDEEMLRARDAAATPVEELIDAAHAEGSLRPDVTFGDIGLMIIRLSRPLPGTFPRHVDEDLAHRHLDLLVSGLATAGTNARKLSGPPLSLEDLRAMPPGANDSEQ; encoded by the coding sequence ATGAGGCAGGAGGTCGAGCGGTCACCCGAGTTGGCGCCGGAGTCGGGGCCGCTGGGTGACGGTCGCCCGCTGCGGGCCGACGCCAGGCGCAATCGGGGCCAGCTTCTCGCCGCCGCCCGGGACGTGTTCGTGGAGCAAGGACCGGGGGCGCCGCTCGACGAGATCGCCCGCCGCGCCGGCGTGGGAATCGCCACTCTGTACCGGCGCTTTCCCGACCGCGAGTCCCTGATGCGCACCGTCGTGCTCGAGGTCCTGGGCCGGGTGGGCGATCAGGCTCGCCTCGCCCAAGCGGAGGAGCCTGACGCCCTCGCTGCCCTTGTCCGGTACATGCACCGGGCCCTCGATCTGCGCATCGCCGCGGTCATCCCCGCCCTGCTCGGCCAGCTCACCCTCGAGGACGAGGAGATGCTGCGGGCGCGCGACGCGGCGGCCACGCCGGTCGAGGAGCTGATCGACGCGGCCCACGCCGAGGGCAGCCTCCGTCCTGATGTGACGTTCGGCGACATCGGCCTGATGATCATCCGTCTGTCGCGGCCGCTGCCGGGGACGTTCCCGCGCCACGTCGACGAGGACCTCGCCCATCGTCATCTCGACCTGCTCGTCAGCGGGCTGGCGACGGCGGGCACGAACGCCCGGAAGCTCAGCGGTCCGCCGCTGTCCCTCGAGGACCTGCGCGCCATGCCGCCGGGAGCCAACGACTCCGAGCAGTAG
- a CDS encoding TIGR03560 family F420-dependent LLM class oxidoreductase, with protein MRFSVWPNPERPWAEILDLVVDCDRAGWHGAYVADHFMPNDPDGHPLPGAVLESWALVAALASRVDRLRLGTLVCGNLYRHPAVVANAAVTVDHVSGGRFVLGLGAGWQVNEHAAYGIDLLDVPTRLDKFEEACEIVTSLLRNPTTTFDGRHYRLTAAPCEPKPVNGRLPLLVGGRGERRTMRIAARFADEWNSWATTEVFRHKSAVLDRHCESIGRDPATIARSTQALLYLSTDESWLKRHREGDSTRPRLVGTPAEVADQVGEYQRAGVDELIIPDWTMGPASRARDTLALFWNEVAVQFAPSAS; from the coding sequence GTGCGGTTCAGCGTGTGGCCCAACCCGGAGCGCCCCTGGGCCGAGATCCTCGACCTGGTGGTGGACTGCGACCGCGCTGGTTGGCATGGCGCCTACGTCGCCGATCATTTCATGCCGAACGATCCGGACGGCCATCCCCTGCCCGGCGCCGTGCTCGAGAGCTGGGCGCTCGTGGCCGCACTCGCGTCCCGCGTCGACCGACTGCGTCTCGGAACGCTCGTGTGCGGCAATCTGTACCGCCATCCGGCCGTCGTCGCCAACGCCGCGGTGACGGTGGACCACGTGAGTGGGGGCCGGTTCGTGCTTGGCCTGGGGGCCGGTTGGCAGGTCAACGAGCACGCGGCCTACGGGATCGACCTGCTCGACGTGCCGACCCGCCTCGACAAGTTCGAGGAGGCCTGCGAGATCGTCACCTCGCTGCTGCGCAACCCGACGACGACCTTCGATGGACGTCACTACCGGCTGACGGCGGCACCATGCGAGCCCAAGCCCGTGAACGGACGGCTTCCGCTCCTCGTCGGTGGCCGTGGCGAACGGCGCACGATGCGCATCGCCGCCCGCTTCGCCGACGAGTGGAACTCCTGGGCGACGACGGAGGTGTTCCGCCACAAGTCGGCGGTGCTCGACCGTCATTGCGAGAGCATCGGCCGCGACCCTGCCACGATCGCCCGCTCGACACAGGCGCTACTCTACTTGAGCACCGACGAGAGCTGGCTGAAGCGCCATCGCGAGGGCGACTCCACTCGCCCACGCCTCGTCGGGACCCCCGCCGAGGTCGCCGATCAGGTCGGCGAGTACCAGCGGGCGGGAGTCGACGAGCTCATCATCCCGGACTGGACCATGGGTCCGGCCAGCCGCGCCCGCGACACCCTCGCGCTGTTCTGGAACGAGGTGGCCGTCCAGTTCGCGCCCTCGGCCTCCTGA
- a CDS encoding alpha/beta hydrolase: MTYDEMGLFRENADEVGLEWKGPPAVVRGDVEVADGRQVSALMWGTGDPEVVLLHGGAQNAHTWDTVALALDRPLAAIDLPGHGRSDWREDHQYSPAWLADDVAVAMGELAPRAAAVVGMSLGGLTAISLAARYPVMVPRLVLVDVTPGVDRAKAEPIIAFVSGPERFASFGEILDRTVEHNPTRSVSSLRRGILHNARELPDGSWEWRYDRVRGSLSDGVLPDVTNLWDELESVTVPLLLVRGGSSGVVGDEDVAELRRRRPAAEVVVVDGAGHSVQGDRPVELAGIIAGFLDQRQ; the protein is encoded by the coding sequence GTGACCTACGACGAGATGGGTCTCTTCCGCGAGAACGCCGACGAGGTGGGGCTGGAGTGGAAGGGCCCCCCCGCAGTCGTGCGCGGCGACGTCGAGGTGGCCGACGGCCGCCAGGTGAGCGCGCTGATGTGGGGGACCGGCGACCCCGAGGTCGTCCTCCTGCACGGGGGTGCCCAGAATGCCCACACCTGGGACACCGTCGCCCTCGCCCTGGATCGGCCGCTGGCAGCCATCGACCTCCCGGGGCACGGCCGCTCCGACTGGCGTGAGGACCACCAGTACTCGCCCGCGTGGCTGGCCGACGACGTCGCTGTGGCGATGGGCGAGCTGGCGCCCCGAGCGGCGGCCGTGGTGGGGATGTCGCTGGGCGGGTTGACGGCGATAAGCCTTGCCGCTCGCTACCCCGTGATGGTCCCGCGGCTGGTCCTGGTCGATGTCACGCCGGGCGTCGATCGGGCCAAGGCCGAGCCCATCATCGCGTTCGTCTCGGGCCCGGAGCGCTTCGCCAGCTTCGGTGAGATCCTCGACCGCACCGTGGAGCACAACCCGACCCGGAGCGTGTCGTCGCTGCGCCGGGGGATCCTCCACAACGCCCGAGAGCTTCCCGACGGGTCGTGGGAGTGGCGCTACGACCGGGTGCGAGGCTCGTTGTCGGACGGAGTCCTGCCCGACGTGACGAACCTCTGGGACGAGCTCGAGTCCGTCACCGTTCCGCTCCTGCTGGTGCGGGGAGGCAGCTCAGGTGTCGTGGGCGACGAGGACGTGGCCGAGCTGCGGCGCCGCCGCCCCGCGGCCGAGGTGGTCGTGGTTGACGGCGCAGGCCACAGCGTCCAGGGTGACCGGCCCGTCGAGCTGGCCGGCATCATCGCCGGCTTCCTCGACCAGCGCCAGTAG